A window of Jannaschia sp. M317 contains these coding sequences:
- a CDS encoding response regulator transcription factor, translating into MTQHAPRADAPTPRRVLLIEDEANIATAIAFILHRAGMQVSTHSDGATALEAVARHAPDVVVLDVMLPGRSGFDVLAGIRSGTRPDLPVLMLTAKGQTKDRERAEALGVSQFMTKPFSNRDLLDAVEALGAAGAA; encoded by the coding sequence ATGACCCAACACGCACCGCGGGCGGATGCGCCCACCCCGCGCCGCGTCCTTTTGATCGAGGACGAGGCCAATATCGCGACCGCCATCGCGTTCATCCTGCATCGCGCCGGCATGCAGGTCTCGACCCATTCCGACGGTGCAACCGCCCTGGAGGCCGTGGCCCGCCACGCGCCCGATGTGGTGGTTCTGGATGTCATGCTGCCGGGCCGTTCCGGCTTTGACGTGCTGGCGGGCATTCGGTCTGGCACGCGGCCCGATCTGCCGGTGCTGATGTTGACTGCCAAGGGTCAGACCAAGGATCGGGAACGGGCCGAGGCGCTGGGCGTCAGCCAGTTCATGACCAAGCCCTTTTCCAACCGTGATCTGCTGGATGCGGTCGAGGCGTTGGGCGCGGCGGGCGCGGCATGA
- a CDS encoding short-chain fatty acyl-CoA regulator family protein yields MATPVPTGTRIRERRLALDLRQAHLAEAVGISPSYLNLIEHNRRPIGGGLLGKLAEALSVDQAALSSALDDTLIDSLRAAGAAQDLPSRALGDAAELARRYPEWARVIAAQAEALAVQAGTIETLSDRLTHDPALAEAMHELLSTVSVVRSTASILAQTPEIDANWLGRFHANLDADSRRLADGAEAVVSYLDRQAARGDARLTPSEIVAGFLEAAGHSFAVLETEGVGAVSDLVAPIANPQAQALAAELLEQDARDAARLPAAEVLAAAGPDALLARAGDPALVLRRLGLLDPARGLVICDAAGALIRRKPVAGFALPVMGAGCPLWPLYEALSQPGRPLVRRIEMPDGAQWVAHAVAQGQVGGFDEVPVLRATMLLSRADGQGGALGVGPGCRVCARDRCPARREPSVLGGLLPV; encoded by the coding sequence ATGGCGACCCCCGTTCCGACCGGTACCCGCATTCGCGAACGGCGACTGGCGCTGGATCTGCGTCAGGCCCATCTGGCCGAGGCTGTCGGCATCTCTCCGTCCTATCTGAACCTCATCGAACACAACCGCAGGCCCATCGGTGGCGGGCTGCTGGGCAAGCTGGCCGAGGCGTTGTCGGTCGATCAGGCGGCGCTGTCCTCGGCGCTGGACGACACGCTGATTGATTCGCTGCGGGCGGCGGGGGCCGCGCAGGACCTGCCGTCGCGGGCGTTGGGGGATGCCGCCGAACTGGCGCGCCGCTACCCGGAATGGGCCCGCGTCATCGCCGCCCAGGCCGAGGCGCTGGCCGTTCAGGCGGGCACGATCGAGACGCTGTCGGACCGGCTGACCCATGATCCGGCCCTGGCCGAGGCGATGCACGAGTTGCTGTCCACCGTCTCTGTCGTCCGTTCCACCGCGTCGATCCTGGCGCAGACGCCCGAGATCGACGCGAACTGGCTGGGCCGGTTCCACGCCAACCTGGATGCCGACAGCCGCCGCCTGGCCGATGGCGCGGAGGCGGTCGTCTCTTATCTGGACCGGCAAGCGGCGCGCGGCGACGCCCGGCTGACCCCGTCCGAAATCGTCGCGGGGTTCCTGGAGGCGGCGGGCCACAGCTTTGCGGTGCTGGAGACCGAGGGCGTCGGCGCGGTTTCGGATCTGGTTGCGCCGATCGCCAATCCGCAGGCCCAGGCGCTGGCCGCCGAGTTGCTGGAACAGGATGCCCGCGACGCCGCGCGCCTGCCTGCGGCAGAGGTTTTGGCCGCGGCGGGGCCGGATGCCCTGTTGGCGCGGGCCGGCGATCCGGCGCTGGTGCTGCGGCGGCTGGGCCTGCTGGATCCGGCGCGCGGGCTGGTGATCTGCGATGCGGCGGGCGCGTTGATCCGACGCAAGCCGGTGGCGGGCTTCGCGCTTCCGGTGATGGGGGCGGGGTGCCCGCTCTGGCCGCTCTATGAGGCGCTGTCGCAGCCCGGCCGCCCGCTGGTGCGGCGCATCGAGATGCCTGACGGCGCCCAATGGGTCGCCCATGCCGTGGCCCAGGGCCAGGTCGGCGGCTTTGACGAGGTGCCGGTGCTGCGTGCCACCATGCTGCTGTCGCGGGCTGACGGGCAGGGGGGCGCGCTGGGCGTGGGTCCCGGCTGTCGCGTCTGCGCCCGCGACCGCTGTCCTGCGCGGCGCGAGCCGTCGGTTCTGGGCGGCCTGCTGCCCGTCTAG
- a CDS encoding sodium:solute symporter family transporter, with product MELTLNILVAGCLAYVTGLFVIAFVAERAAERGRMQVLRGPAVYTLSLSIYCTAWTFYGAVGYAARSGLEFMTIYLGPTLVFVGWWWLLRKLVHIGRTERITSIADMISSRYGKSNLLAVLVTLLALVGTTPYIALQLQSVTLSFAVFAAPGTVAEDLTAMAFWVAAGLAVFTILFGTRRLDAGERHHGIVSAIAVEAVVKLIALCAVGVFVVWGLNDGIAAVGAAIEAAPITDWSGTPGRWAGLIFVSGAAVICLPRMFQVLVVENSDERHLMTASWAFPLYLMAMCIFVVPIAVTGLARMPEGSNPDLFVLTLPLAEGQGGLAMLAFLGGFSSATSMVIVAAVAMATMLSNHIVMPLWLATQDDGQATISGDVRTVILRARRASILIVLALGYLYYRATGGTEALASIGLIAFVGVAQVLPALVFGLFWRGATRTGAAAGIVTGFVLWAWAMLVPVLAGLPLVDGWLIDGPMGLSWLRPQALFGVSGDPLLSALIVSIGLNCAVFCAVSLLSHPSPMEQLQAPRFVQVFERAATPRGRQGGQAGADELLIMAQRILGPTEAQEVFADEARNQGRAGEMPEPTPDLIDRLERKLAGSVGAATANAMVTGITGNSAVSLADLMAVADETAQIMEYSARLEEQQTELTRTARELRMANEKLTALAVQKDAFLSQVSHELRTPMTSIRAFSEILRSGDLPAEESARYAGIILDESRRLTRLLDDLLDLSVLESGQVDLNAATVRLGDVLDRAVTASASGAGMRVLRDGAGEDLLIRTDPDRLAQVFINLITNAAKYCEAAEPELSIVVREEAGTVLVDFIDNGAGIAPRDRTLIFEKFARLSDQAAAGSAGLGLAICREVMGRLGGAIDYLPGQGGAAFRVRLPRPETAAAAAE from the coding sequence ATGGAGCTGACGCTCAACATTCTGGTGGCGGGGTGCCTCGCCTATGTGACGGGCCTGTTCGTCATCGCCTTCGTCGCCGAACGCGCGGCGGAACGGGGGCGGATGCAGGTGTTGCGCGGGCCCGCAGTCTACACCCTGTCGCTGTCGATCTACTGCACCGCCTGGACGTTCTATGGTGCCGTCGGATACGCCGCCCGGTCGGGGCTGGAGTTCATGACGATCTACCTTGGCCCCACGCTGGTCTTTGTCGGGTGGTGGTGGCTGCTGCGCAAGCTGGTCCATATCGGCCGGACCGAGCGGATCACCTCCATCGCGGACATGATCTCTTCGCGTTATGGCAAGTCGAACCTGCTGGCGGTTCTGGTGACCTTGTTGGCCCTGGTCGGGACCACGCCTTACATCGCGCTGCAATTGCAATCGGTCACGCTCAGCTTTGCGGTTTTTGCCGCGCCGGGCACCGTGGCCGAGGATCTGACCGCCATGGCGTTCTGGGTGGCTGCCGGGCTGGCCGTCTTTACCATCCTCTTCGGCACCCGCCGCCTGGACGCCGGAGAGCGGCACCACGGGATCGTCAGCGCCATCGCCGTCGAGGCCGTGGTCAAGCTGATTGCGCTGTGTGCCGTGGGGGTCTTTGTGGTCTGGGGGCTCAACGACGGGATCGCCGCCGTGGGGGCCGCGATCGAGGCTGCGCCGATCACCGACTGGTCGGGAACGCCGGGGCGTTGGGCGGGACTGATCTTTGTCTCCGGGGCCGCCGTGATCTGTCTGCCGCGGATGTTTCAGGTGCTGGTGGTCGAAAACTCGGACGAGCGCCACCTGATGACCGCGTCCTGGGCCTTTCCGCTTTATCTCATGGCGATGTGCATCTTCGTGGTGCCCATCGCGGTCACAGGTCTGGCGCGGATGCCCGAAGGGTCGAACCCGGATCTGTTCGTGCTGACCCTGCCGCTGGCCGAGGGGCAGGGCGGGTTGGCGATGCTGGCGTTCCTGGGCGGGTTTTCCTCGGCCACATCCATGGTGATCGTGGCGGCCGTGGCCATGGCGACGATGCTGTCGAACCACATCGTCATGCCGCTTTGGCTGGCCACGCAGGACGACGGACAGGCCACCATTTCGGGCGACGTGCGCACCGTTATCCTGCGGGCGCGGCGGGCTTCGATCCTGATCGTTCTGGCGCTGGGTTATCTGTACTATCGCGCGACCGGCGGGACCGAGGCGCTGGCCTCCATCGGGTTGATCGCTTTCGTTGGCGTGGCGCAGGTGTTGCCGGCACTGGTCTTCGGCCTGTTTTGGCGCGGGGCCACACGGACCGGGGCGGCGGCGGGGATCGTCACGGGATTCGTTCTGTGGGCCTGGGCCATGTTGGTGCCTGTTCTGGCGGGGCTGCCTCTGGTCGATGGTTGGCTGATTGACGGGCCGATGGGCCTGTCGTGGCTGCGCCCGCAGGCCCTGTTCGGGGTGTCGGGCGACCCGCTCCTGTCGGCGCTGATCGTGTCCATCGGGCTCAATTGCGCGGTGTTCTGCGCCGTCTCCCTGCTCAGCCATCCCTCTCCGATGGAGCAGTTGCAGGCCCCCCGGTTCGTCCAGGTGTTCGAGCGGGCCGCCACGCCGCGCGGGCGTCAGGGCGGGCAGGCGGGGGCCGATGAGCTGTTGATCATGGCGCAGCGGATCCTGGGACCGACGGAGGCGCAGGAGGTGTTTGCCGACGAGGCGCGCAATCAGGGCCGCGCCGGTGAAATGCCGGAACCGACCCCCGACCTGATCGACCGGCTGGAGCGCAAGCTGGCGGGGTCGGTCGGCGCCGCCACCGCCAACGCCATGGTCACCGGCATCACCGGAAATTCCGCCGTTTCGCTGGCCGACCTGATGGCCGTCGCGGATGAAACAGCGCAGATCATGGAATACTCGGCCCGGCTGGAAGAACAGCAGACGGAACTGACGCGCACCGCGCGCGAACTGCGGATGGCCAACGAAAAACTGACCGCGCTGGCGGTGCAAAAGGACGCCTTTCTCAGCCAGGTCAGCCATGAGCTGCGCACGCCGATGACCTCGATCCGCGCCTTTTCCGAGATCCTGCGATCCGGTGATCTGCCGGCGGAGGAATCGGCGCGGTATGCCGGGATCATTCTGGACGAAAGCCGCCGACTGACGCGGTTGCTGGACGATTTGCTGGATCTGAGCGTTCTGGAAAGCGGTCAGGTGGACCTGAACGCCGCGACGGTGCGGCTGGGCGATGTTCTGGACCGCGCAGTGACCGCATCCGCATCGGGGGCCGGGATGCGGGTGCTGCGGGATGGTGCGGGCGAGGACCTGCTGATCCGCACCGACCCGGACCGGCTGGCGCAGGTGTTCATCAATCTGATCACCAACGCAGCCAAGTACTGCGAGGCCGCCGAGCCCGAATTGAGCATCGTCGTGCGCGAAGAGGCGGGCACGGTTCTGGTGGATTTCATCGACAACGGCGCAGGCATCGCGCCCCGCGACCGCACGCTGATCTTCGAGAAATTCGCCCGCCTGTCGGACCAGGCCGCCGCCGGAAGCGCGGGGCTGGGCCTGGCCATCTGCCGCGAGGTGATGGGCCGCCTGGGCGGGGCGATCGACTATCTTCCGGGACAGGGGGGGGCGGCGTTCCGGGTTCGCCTGCCGCGCCCCGAAACGGCCGCTGCCGCCGCAGAATGA